In Nitrospirota bacterium, the DNA window TTATGTTAATATATAGACCGGTCTTGTCAGCAAGTATTGAAAACCCATGGATTTATATAGCATCAAGCCAGGGCCAGGAATGGATATGAATATGGATAATCAGAAGGCGTCAAGGCAATGAGATACATCACTCTGACCTCTGTACTCACACTCATTACCGCAACAGCGTGGTTTCTGACCGGCAAGGCCGGTGCCAGTGCAGACCCTTCGTATACGTTAATAATAACCGGGCTTGTTGGGGGAATAATCATCATACTCGGCGGATGTGAGCTCTTTGCCAACGGCGTGGAGTGTTTTGGCGACAGGTTCGATATGTCCCATGCCACTGTGGGAAGCCTCCTTGCCGCAGTGGGAACCGCCCTGCCTGAAACCATAGTGCCTGTTCTTGCACTGATTTTTGCGAAAGGCGGACATGGAGAGGGAATTGCAGTAGGGGCCATACTCGGCGCACCTTTCATGCTGAGCACCCTGGCAATGTTTCTGCTTGGTGTAACGGTGATAATTCTCTGGATGAGCAAAAGGCGCCCCAGGCCAAGCATGAAGGTTAACGTTAAGGCCCTCAAGTTTGAACTGAAGTATTTCATCTCCGTTATGTTGATAGTCCTCATTGTGTCACTCGTAAAAAACGAGACCCTCAATCACGCAACGGCCGCAGTCCTGCTGCTCATCTACGCAGTCTTTTTCTACTACTCCCTGAAACACGAGGCCGAGGAAGGAGAACAATACACCGACAACTTCCACCTCGGTATCTTTCTCGGCTGTCCGAGGACGTTGAGGTGGATTTTGATACAGATAGCTGTGGGCCTCTTCTTTATAATCATAGGGGCCTACCTCTTTGTGGATTATCTGACTGTAGCTTCCGTTAAATCAGGTATCTCTCCGCTCGTATTGTCCCTGTTAATAACACCGGTGGCAACAGAGCTGCCTGAAAAATTCAATTCCATCACCTGGACCCTGAAGAACAAGGACACCATTGGCATTGCCAACATAACAGGCGCCATGGTCTTTCAGTCAACAATACCTGTATCAATCGGATTGCTCTTTACCGACTGGTCTCTTGGAAGTACGGAGATGCTGAATATCATCTTTGCCATCATAATGGCTGGAATAATCATGGGGTATGTC includes these proteins:
- a CDS encoding sodium:calcium antiporter, with amino-acid sequence MRYITLTSVLTLITATAWFLTGKAGASADPSYTLIITGLVGGIIIILGGCELFANGVECFGDRFDMSHATVGSLLAAVGTALPETIVPVLALIFAKGGHGEGIAVGAILGAPFMLSTLAMFLLGVTVIILWMSKRRPRPSMKVNVKALKFELKYFISVMLIVLIVSLVKNETLNHATAAVLLLIYAVFFYYSLKHEAEEGEQYTDNFHLGIFLGCPRTLRWILIQIAVGLFFIIIGAYLFVDYLTVASVKSGISPLVLSLLITPVATELPEKFNSITWTLKNKDTIGIANITGAMVFQSTIPVSIGLLFTDWSLGSTEMLNIIFAIIMAGIIMGYVSIKKELPGWLLLTGGLFYLLYIARVFLY